Proteins encoded in a region of the Esox lucius isolate fEsoLuc1 chromosome 9, fEsoLuc1.pri, whole genome shotgun sequence genome:
- the atad5b gene encoding ATPase family AAA domain-containing protein 5b isoform X1, with product MKSRLIDSTDNVFRKDFSREQFGCLGQHCFAMEKARCGRCADITKYLSHEPVSKKSVLSEHVADKEKPKISPWHIRGTCDEVPDRSLSRPAIRLHRLKRNTHRKTSTCLIEDPLKDVVVSELCGSSAGKLEYELALNESSSTLKCSQTERQRDELSLPVQKSLLDEIKASNPLFPVRRVFAMLLKKYTDSLQASKTPEKDISATSLPSPVREKRKHPIEMGDTSTECKRQRCNPGKEETFLTGYCPSLVQQVKECQKSGAQPRRSRLSRTHRLKQQKGQVECLMHPGQTPNTPNQAESPPAYPVQTQICHKRVHYLEDVLWTEKYQPQHSSEIVDNSSSVKKLHSWLKKWKLRADSEERRKEQERKSAENTNSNDTWDCGDFQGETGVAEEGDLCNTMLITGPPGVGKTASVYACSQELGFQVFEVNASSQRSGHHVLTQLREATQSHLVETQESSTLRPSYLSSCNNTSSTKSYPATSKQIPLVKTKLQTSLKVTVSRGVPTAACATYVGLSLGKVPFPKKVVSSSAKGAPPRTSRHKRGGGSEACVTLSSFFKMKSKPEIMNLDGPSLTTKHEQQTNSVRSIKTGTMKEVQFSELSPDNKGPPTCKTTKRTATSLILFEEVDVIFNDDAGFLTAIQTFMKTTKRPVILTTSDPYFKLDGDFETALFKTPSVLNVCSYLQLLCLAENVKAGPESVTSLINLNKADIRRSVLQLQLWACSGGGPASAMSCTQSMLGLNTGTIQDLQTTPCHPWAEPDILNLMETLTESWRTGVALLHSNLELLLRLPASTKAQPALSPQGVPHPRPQDETPPPDINPPIPLIQDQTGSVKVSSGSRLRRRNRVQSSDSRSFKTLNINDDQHTAEKAVDKLTSHRLEAIADFMDLMSFTDASLSAPKAGPCRPEELVWTGAEVMDGLQDEMREEDGSTWGWERTLEIQAAVEVLGFQRCLAGVWNGLTRTQGLRGEKQDSTVEKPTLPVAPHRQGFSTCETTPCEPGVVQRRHDLIRTILSSQALCTLGNKQAAVVDYLPVLRAICQSERAREQSPRNGRFLHYLRSIHFSLPKASLRLLAEDFP from the exons CAGACTAAAGCGCAACACACACCGCAAAACATCAACATGCCTTATCGAGGACCCTTTGAAAGACGTAGTGGTTTCAGAGTTGTGTGGCTCCAGCGCTGGAAAGCTGGAATATGAATTGGCACTCAATGAGTCCAGCTCAACACTTAAATGCAGCCAGactgagaggcagagagatgagTTGTCATTGCCGGTACAGAAGAGTTTGCTTGACGAAATCAAAGCGTCCAATCCACTGTTCCCAGTCAGAAGAGTCTTTGCTATGTTGCTGAAGAAATACACAGATAGTCTACAGGCGTCTAAAACCCCAG aGAAAGACATCAGTGCTACATCTCTGCCAAGCCCTgtaagagagaagaggaaacaTCCAATTGAGATGGGCGACACTTCAACAGAATGCAAGCGTCAAAGGTGTAACCCGGGGAAAGAGGAGACCTTCTTGACTGGTTATTGTCCCTCTTTAGTCCAGCAAGTCAAGGAGTGTCAAAAGTCAGGGGCCCAGCCCAGAAGAAGCAGGCTGAGCCGAACCCACAGACTCAAGCAGCAAAAGGGGCAGGTTGAATGTCTGATGCATCCGGGTCAGACACCTAACACACCAAACCAAGCAGAATCTCCTCCGGCCTATCCTGTCCAGACACAGATATGCCATAAAAGAG TTCACTATCTTGAGGATGTGCTGTGGACAGAGAAGTACCAACCTCAGCACTCAAGCGAGATAGTTGACAACTCGTCCTCTGTAAAGAAGCTACACAG TTGGTTAAAAAAATGGAAACTGAGGGCTGACTctgaagagaggagaaaagaacaAGAAAGGAAATCAGCGGAAAACACTAACAGcaatg ACACTTGGGACTGTGGCGACTTCCAGGGAGAGACCGGCGTGGCTGAGGAGGGGGATCTGTGTAACACCATGCTGATCACAGGACCTCCAGGGGTGGGCAAGACTGCCTCAGTATACGCCTGTTCCCAGGAGCTGGGCTTTCAG GTGTTTGAAGTGAACGCTTCCTCCCAGCGCAGTGGTCACCATGTCTTGACTCAACTGAGAGAGGCCACCCAATCTCACCTGGTGGAAACGCAGGAGAGCAGCACTCTCAGACCATCTTACCTCAGTAGCTGCAACAACACCAGCTCGACAAAATCTTACCCAGCAACTAGTAAGCAAATCCCACTTGTGAAGACCAAACTACAGACCTCATTAAAGGTTACAGTAAGTAGAGGAGTTCCCACTGCAGCGTGTGCAACCTATGTCGGGCTCTCTTTAGGTAAAGTGCCCTTTCCCAAAAAGGTTGTATCGTCTTCTGCAAAGGGAGCGCCTCCTCGTACTTCCCGCCACAAAAGAGGCGGCGGCAGTGAGGCTTGCGTCACGCTGTCTAGTTTCTTCAAGATGAAGAGTAAACCGGAGATCATGAATTTAGACGGGCCTTCATTGACGACGAAACATGAGCAGCAAACAAACA GTGTTAGATCTATCAAGACAGGGACTATGAAGGAGGTTCAGTTCAGTGAACTGTCACCAGACAATAAAGGCCCACCAACTTGTAAAACGACTAAAAGGACTGCAACATCACTTATTCTCTTTGAGGAG GTTGATGTCATATTCAACGACGACGCCGGATTTCTCACAGCAATCCAGACCTTCATGAAGACCACCAAGAGACCTGTGATACTGACCACGAGTG ATCCCTACTTCAAGCTTGACGGCGACTTCGAAACGGCGCTTTTCAAAACACCTTCAGTG CTGAACGTCTGCAGTTACCTGCAACTGCTGTGCCTGGCTGAGAACGTCAAAGCTGGTCCAGAGAGCGTGACCTCTCTGATAAACCTGAACAAGGCGGACATCCGACGGAGTGTGTTGCAGCTACAGCTCTGGGCCTGCAGTGGAGGAGGCCCGGCGTCTGCGATGAGCTGCACCCAAAGCATGCTGGGTTTGAACACTGGAACCATTCAGGACCTGCAGACCACTCCA TGCCACCCCTGGGCAGAACCAGACATTCTCAATCTGATGGAGACCCTGACTGAGAGCTGGAGGACAGGCGTAGCTCTCCTGCACTCAAACCTGGAGCTTCTCCTTCGCCTCCCAGCCAGCACCAAAGCACAGCCGGCCCTCAGCCCCCAGGGAGTGCCTCACCCTAGGCCCCAGGATGAAACACCACCACCTGACATCAACCCTCCCATCCCACTGATCCAGGATCAGACCGGCTCAGTTAAGGTGTCTTCTGGCTCCAGGCTGAGGAGGAGAAACCGGGTGCAAAGCTCCGATTCCAGGTCATTCAAAACACTGAATATTAATGATGACCAACATACCGCTGAGAAGGCAGTGGATAAATTGACGTCTCACCGCTTAGAAGCCATAGCTGATTTCATGGACCTCATGTCCTTCACCGATGCCTCTCTATCAGCGCCTAAGGCTGGCCCATGCAGGCCAGAGGAGCTGGTCTGGACCGGGGCCGAGGTAATGGATGGATTACAGGATGAGATGAGGGAGGAGGATGGCAGCACGTGGGGCTGGGAGAGGACTCTGGAGATCCAGGCTgctgtggaggtcctgggcttcCAGAGGTGCCTGGCTGGGGTTTGGAATGGGTTGACTCGTACCCAGGGGCTGAGAGGGGAGAAGCAGGATAGCACAGTGGAGAAACCCACGCTCCCGGTTGCCCCTCACAGACAGGGCTTCAGTACCTGTGAGACTACTCCCTGTGAACCTGG TGTGGTCCAAAGGAGACATGACCTCATCAGGACCATTCTCTCAAGCCAAGCCCTCTGCACCCTGGGAAACAAGCAGGCTGCCGTTGTGGACTACTTGCCGGTCCTTCGCGCCATCTGCCAATCTGAGAGGGCCCGGGAGCAGAGCCCACGTAACGGCAG GTTTCTGCATTACCTCAGGAGTATTCACTTCAGCCTCCCTAAGGCTAGCTTGCGGCTCCTTGCTGAGGACTTCCCGTGA